A genomic window from Sphingomonas taxi includes:
- a CDS encoding DUF4167 domain-containing protein, giving the protein MINNRQQNGRRRGRGGNNGGNNGPRQGGQGRPDNGNRIDSRARGNANQLFEKYKNLAGEAQRQGDRVTTEYYLQFADHYFRVIADQRGRFEDNSQPKRQQPFDLNDDDDYGDEGEPIRAGEQDGNDQRDQQGQARGDQQRDDRGNRDDRPQRQARQWEDRGNRDDRGQRDGNRDSGRDASRDASRDDRPQQREERSAREDRPQQQREDRPQREDRVRRPRFEAAEQPVEVAGQRRADPLAEGENLQERTEAVLEADSPVLAPRPRRGRPRRDAQADAAPEAAVAPEAPAAPVAEAPESNGVDADRLPPSLNISAANDAGDEAPKPRRRRVRTPAADVPAAE; this is encoded by the coding sequence TTGATCAACAATCGGCAGCAGAACGGCCGCCGTCGCGGTCGTGGCGGTAACAATGGTGGCAATAACGGTCCCCGTCAGGGCGGCCAGGGTCGGCCCGACAACGGCAACCGCATCGACAGCCGCGCACGCGGCAACGCGAACCAGTTGTTCGAAAAGTACAAGAACCTCGCCGGCGAGGCACAGCGCCAGGGCGATCGCGTCACCACCGAATATTACCTCCAGTTCGCGGATCATTATTTCCGCGTGATCGCCGACCAGCGCGGCCGGTTCGAGGACAACAGCCAGCCCAAGCGCCAGCAGCCGTTCGATCTCAACGACGACGACGATTACGGCGACGAGGGCGAACCGATCCGCGCCGGCGAGCAGGACGGCAACGATCAGCGTGACCAGCAGGGTCAGGCGCGCGGCGACCAGCAGCGCGACGACCGCGGCAATCGCGACGACCGGCCGCAGCGCCAGGCACGTCAGTGGGAGGACCGCGGCAATCGCGACGACCGCGGCCAGCGCGACGGCAATCGCGATTCCGGCCGCGACGCCAGCCGCGACGCCAGCCGGGACGATCGCCCGCAGCAGCGCGAGGAGCGCTCCGCCCGAGAGGATCGTCCGCAGCAACAGCGCGAGGATCGCCCGCAGCGCGAGGATCGCGTCCGCCGCCCCCGGTTCGAGGCGGCCGAACAGCCGGTCGAGGTCGCCGGCCAGCGCCGCGCCGATCCGCTCGCCGAAGGCGAGAATCTGCAGGAGCGGACCGAAGCGGTGCTCGAGGCGGATTCGCCGGTGCTCGCACCGCGCCCGCGTCGGGGCCGTCCGCGCCGCGACGCGCAGGCCGATGCCGCGCCCGAGGCCGCTGTCGCACCCGAAGCGCCGGCCGCACCGGTCGCCGAGGCGCCGGAGAGCAATGGCGTCGATGCCGATCGTCTGCCGCCGTCGCTCAACATCTCCGCTGCCAACGACGCCGGGGACGAGGCGCCCAAGCCGCGTCGCCGCCGCGTCCGCACCCCCGCCGCGGACGTTCCCGCCGCGGAGTGA
- a CDS encoding CBS domain-containing protein, which translates to MTIAAILRDKGGDVVSLPRNATLGQAVALLAERRIGAVPVIDAGSVVGIVSERDVVYSLAAHGVAALDLALAEVMTQPVQQVAPGEPVIGALSLMTRRRIRHLPVVEGPRLVGFVSIGDLVKYRIDRIEAEAAAMRDYIQHG; encoded by the coding sequence ATGACGATCGCGGCAATCCTGCGCGACAAGGGCGGCGACGTGGTCTCGCTGCCGCGCAATGCGACCTTGGGGCAGGCGGTGGCGCTGCTCGCCGAACGTCGGATCGGCGCGGTGCCGGTGATCGACGCGGGCAGCGTGGTCGGCATCGTCTCCGAACGCGACGTCGTCTATTCGCTCGCCGCGCATGGCGTCGCGGCGCTCGATCTCGCGCTCGCCGAGGTGATGACGCAGCCGGTGCAGCAGGTCGCGCCGGGCGAGCCGGTGATCGGCGCCCTGTCGCTGATGACCCGGCGGCGCATCCGCCATCTGCCGGTGGTCGAGGGCCCGCGGCTGGTCGGCTTCGTCTCGATCGGCGATCTCGTCAAATATCGCATCGACCGGATCGAGGCGGAAGCCGCGGCGATGCGCGACTATATCCAGCACGGCTGA
- a CDS encoding lipopolysaccharide biosynthesis protein — MAITPSPRTDAAESFGTQVRRAVIWRSGSQIGAQTVQWAATFLVIRILDPRDYGLYAMTGVILVFLNMLNGYGLASGLIQRDDVSARQVRQSFGMLIALNLVLAIAQVSIAPLAAAYYRQPEVAALLRVQALIYLITPFAALPYALLSRAMEFRKQAAANLAASLAGAGAALGGALAGWGVWTLVWAPIALYAVRAIMLTWAARSLIWPSFDFRGAGHLARYGGMMAAGQFFWFLQSQIDVFIAGRRFDPHQLGIYTTALFLAQIFVSKFVPPLNEVAFSAYARMQHDEGAVARAFVRAVRVIMVLALPFYLGLAATAEPLVLTMLDAKWAEVTPVVRLIALAMPFMTLQVLYAPACDARGRPGIGARNGAVGAMLLGFAFLIGVHWGPVGLGWSWIAAYPLYLIASSRRSLPVIGASGRDLVGAIAPSACAAIGMALVVTLVDRLLPALPPPPRLAALVAVGAATYGAWLALFARGTIRELIALVRKRPLPAA; from the coding sequence ATGGCGATCACCCCCTCTCCCCGCACAGACGCCGCCGAATCGTTCGGTACGCAGGTGCGCCGTGCGGTAATCTGGCGCTCGGGAAGCCAGATCGGCGCGCAGACGGTGCAATGGGCTGCGACCTTCCTGGTGATCCGCATCCTCGATCCGCGCGACTACGGGCTTTACGCGATGACGGGAGTGATCCTCGTTTTTCTCAATATGCTCAACGGCTATGGGCTGGCGAGTGGATTGATCCAGAGGGACGACGTTTCGGCGCGGCAGGTGCGGCAATCGTTCGGGATGCTGATCGCGCTCAACCTCGTGCTGGCGATCGCGCAGGTCTCGATCGCGCCGCTCGCCGCCGCTTATTACCGGCAGCCGGAGGTCGCCGCGCTGCTGCGCGTCCAGGCGCTGATCTATCTCATCACCCCGTTCGCCGCGCTCCCTTATGCGCTGCTCAGCCGGGCGATGGAGTTCCGCAAGCAGGCGGCGGCCAATCTCGCCGCCTCGCTCGCCGGCGCGGGCGCGGCCTTGGGCGGCGCGCTGGCGGGATGGGGGGTGTGGACGCTCGTCTGGGCGCCGATCGCGCTCTACGCGGTGCGCGCAATCATGCTGACCTGGGCGGCGCGGTCGCTGATCTGGCCGAGCTTCGACTTCCGCGGCGCCGGTCATCTCGCGCGCTACGGCGGGATGATGGCGGCGGGACAGTTCTTCTGGTTCCTGCAGAGCCAGATCGACGTGTTCATCGCCGGCCGCCGGTTCGACCCGCACCAGCTCGGCATCTACACCACCGCGCTGTTCCTCGCGCAGATCTTCGTCTCGAAATTCGTGCCGCCGCTCAACGAGGTGGCGTTCAGCGCCTATGCGCGGATGCAGCATGACGAGGGTGCGGTCGCCCGCGCCTTCGTGCGCGCGGTGCGCGTCATCATGGTGCTCGCCTTGCCCTTCTACCTCGGTCTCGCGGCAACCGCCGAACCGCTGGTGCTGACGATGCTCGACGCCAAATGGGCGGAGGTGACGCCGGTCGTCCGGCTGATCGCGCTGGCGATGCCGTTCATGACGCTGCAAGTGCTCTATGCACCCGCCTGCGACGCGCGCGGCCGGCCGGGGATCGGCGCGCGCAACGGTGCGGTCGGCGCAATGCTGCTCGGATTCGCCTTCCTGATCGGCGTGCATTGGGGACCGGTCGGGCTCGGCTGGAGCTGGATCGCCGCCTATCCGCTCTATCTGATCGCGAGCAGCCGGCGGTCGTTGCCGGTGATCGGCGCGAGCGGACGCGACCTCGTCGGCGCGATCGCGCCGTCGGCATGCGCCGCGATCGGCATGGCGCTGGTGGTGACGCTGGTCGACCGGCTGCTGCCGGCGCTGCCGCCGCCGCCCCGGCTGGCGGCGCTCGTCGCGGTCGGCGCCGCCACCTATGGCGCGTGGCTGGCGCTGTTCGCGCGCGGCACGATCCGCGAACTGATCGCCCTCGTCCGCAAACGGCCGCTGCCGGCGGCCTGA
- a CDS encoding SGNH/GDSL hydrolase family protein, with amino-acid sequence MTKRWRFATMTIVLAGLATGGSSQSLHPRPAARAMPSLRWVPAWGSAQMLATAADAERIAAIGPVTIRQIVHLSAGGTMVRVRLSNVMGDTPLRIGAAWLARGVPGQPQVTGNRALTFNGATATTIPAGAEIYSDPVLLATQAGDDLAISLFLPKPATRHTGHPGARATTFLVRGDQSAAATLAAPEKIGGWWDLADVEVAGGGTAGAIVAIGDSITDGRGVRDDGNARWTDVFARRLAANPGTAGLSVVNAGIGGNRILLDGNGPSLMARFDRDVIARPNVRYAIVLEGVNDLGVLTRDAPANAATQRALIAEITASHHELAARTRSHGIRLIGATITPLVGNDYYHASAQTEATRQAINAMIRRSAVFDAVIDFDAAIRDPAHPDRLLPAYDSGDHLHPNEAGYRTMGEAVPLRLFGASAVRAHRRR; translated from the coding sequence ATGACGAAACGGTGGCGCTTTGCGACGATGACGATCGTCCTGGCTGGACTGGCAACCGGCGGATCGTCGCAGTCGCTCCATCCGCGGCCCGCGGCGCGCGCGATGCCGTCGTTACGCTGGGTCCCCGCCTGGGGGTCGGCGCAGATGCTGGCCACAGCGGCGGATGCCGAGCGGATCGCAGCGATCGGTCCGGTGACGATCCGCCAGATCGTCCATCTCTCCGCCGGCGGCACGATGGTCCGCGTCCGCCTTTCCAACGTGATGGGCGACACGCCGCTGCGGATTGGTGCGGCATGGCTGGCGCGGGGCGTACCGGGTCAGCCGCAGGTCACCGGCAATCGCGCGCTGACCTTCAACGGCGCCACCGCGACCACCATCCCCGCTGGCGCGGAAATCTATTCGGATCCGGTGCTGCTGGCGACGCAGGCCGGTGATGATCTGGCGATCAGCCTGTTCCTGCCCAAGCCGGCGACGCGTCATACCGGCCACCCCGGCGCGCGCGCGACGACCTTCCTCGTGCGCGGCGACCAGAGTGCGGCCGCGACGCTGGCGGCGCCCGAAAAGATTGGCGGCTGGTGGGATCTCGCCGACGTCGAGGTCGCCGGCGGCGGCACGGCAGGCGCGATCGTCGCGATCGGCGATTCGATCACCGACGGCCGCGGCGTTCGCGACGACGGTAACGCGCGTTGGACCGACGTCTTTGCCCGCCGCCTCGCTGCGAACCCGGGGACGGCGGGCCTCTCGGTGGTCAATGCCGGGATCGGCGGCAACCGCATCCTGCTCGACGGCAACGGTCCCAGCCTCATGGCGCGCTTCGATCGTGACGTCATCGCGCGGCCGAACGTCCGCTATGCGATCGTGCTGGAGGGCGTGAACGACCTCGGCGTCCTGACCCGCGACGCCCCCGCAAACGCCGCCACGCAGCGTGCATTGATCGCCGAAATCACCGCATCCCACCACGAACTCGCCGCCCGTACGCGCTCACATGGCATCCGGTTGATCGGCGCGACAATAACCCCGCTCGTCGGCAACGACTATTACCACGCCTCGGCGCAAACCGAAGCCACTCGGCAGGCGATCAACGCGATGATCCGCCGGTCGGCCGTGTTCGACGCGGTCATCGACTTCGATGCGGCGATCCGCGACCCGGCGCATCCGGATCGGCTGTTGCCGGCCTATGACAGCGGCGATCACCTTCATCCCAACGAAGCGGGCTATCGTACGATGGGAGAAGCAGTCCCGCTGCGTCTGTTCGGCGCGAGCGCCGTACGAGCCCATCGGCGGAGATGA
- a CDS encoding glycosyl hydrolase 115 family protein, giving the protein MQLQRIMMAMLAAASPAAAAAATPDCAGLVTACMRAAPGAVALLAPGRPTLIAVDAGEDAGVRRAADDLVGDLVAVGGGTVRLVGKADAGTTVIAGTLGSPLVGALIRAGKIDVRGLDGQWEGYVEQVVERPLPGVDRALVIVGADRRGTIFGLYDISAKAGVSPWTWWADVPAQRHPTLYLTAGRVADHPVVKYRGIFINDEEPAFGGWARARFGGVNHLAYEKLFTLLLRTKANFLWPAMWGKSLWQDDPASAPLAREMGVILGTSHHEPMERANIEWQRQGGGPWDYTRNGERLRAFWRAGIARRGVSEDPVTIGMRGDGDEPMTQGTAIGLLQRIIADQRRTIAEVTGKPAAATPQVWALYKEVQDYYDQGMRVPDDVTLLFADDNWGNIRRLPVPGEQRAGGAGVYYHFDYVGGPRNYKWLDTNAVPRVWQQMAMAHQFGADRLWIVNVGDLKPMEYATSFFLAMAWDPNRMTEAAMQAYPARWAAQQFGAAQGPAIGALIVEYGRLASRRKPELIDADTYAGTAGGWARVLGEWTGLAARAGRLAAAIPTERRDAYDELVLHRIDAMTNLHRLYAAVAANRRAAQTGDAAATARWATAARGYFAEDAALRRRYEGLAGGKWPEMMAQTHVGYTGWQQPDVDVMPALATVAAPLPVPAMATPPLRSIAADAGRAIDGAGVRWQRVAGFTAAGAAMIATPATAPAIERPGGAGPQLAYAIDLPAGARRFDVVAAPGLDVRGTGRHRVALSLDGGAPVIVDLLAGETEARWGKAVADNRRVAGATLPVTRAGRHVLHVWLVDPQVVIEGIEVAG; this is encoded by the coding sequence ATGCAGCTGCAGCGGATCATGATGGCGATGCTCGCCGCGGCCAGTCCGGCTGCGGCCGCCGCGGCGACGCCGGATTGTGCAGGGCTAGTGACGGCGTGCATGCGCGCGGCACCGGGTGCGGTTGCGCTGCTCGCGCCGGGGCGGCCGACGCTGATTGCGGTCGATGCCGGTGAGGATGCCGGGGTGCGGCGCGCGGCGGATGACCTGGTCGGCGATCTCGTCGCGGTCGGGGGCGGCACCGTGCGGCTGGTGGGCAAGGCGGACGCCGGCACCACGGTCATCGCCGGGACGCTCGGCAGCCCGCTGGTCGGAGCGCTGATCCGCGCCGGTAAGATCGACGTCCGCGGTCTCGACGGGCAATGGGAGGGCTATGTCGAGCAGGTGGTGGAGCGGCCGCTGCCGGGTGTCGATCGCGCGCTGGTGATCGTCGGTGCCGATCGGCGCGGCACGATCTTCGGCCTCTACGACATCAGCGCCAAGGCGGGCGTCAGCCCGTGGACCTGGTGGGCCGACGTGCCCGCGCAACGGCATCCGACGCTCTATCTCACCGCCGGCCGCGTCGCCGACCATCCGGTGGTCAAATATCGCGGCATCTTCATCAACGACGAGGAGCCGGCGTTCGGCGGCTGGGCACGCGCACGGTTCGGCGGGGTCAACCATCTCGCCTATGAGAAACTGTTCACGCTGCTGCTGCGCACCAAGGCCAATTTCCTGTGGCCGGCGATGTGGGGCAAGTCGCTGTGGCAGGACGATCCCGCCTCGGCGCCGCTTGCGCGCGAGATGGGCGTGATCCTCGGCACCTCGCATCACGAACCGATGGAGCGCGCCAATATCGAATGGCAGCGGCAGGGTGGCGGCCCATGGGATTACACCCGCAACGGCGAGCGGCTGCGCGCCTTCTGGCGGGCGGGAATCGCGCGGCGCGGCGTGTCGGAGGACCCGGTGACGATCGGCATGCGCGGCGACGGCGACGAGCCGATGACGCAGGGCACCGCGATCGGCCTGTTGCAGCGGATCATCGCCGACCAGCGCCGTACCATCGCCGAGGTGACCGGCAAGCCCGCCGCCGCCACGCCGCAGGTCTGGGCGCTCTACAAGGAAGTGCAGGATTATTACGATCAGGGGATGCGCGTTCCCGACGACGTCACCCTGCTGTTTGCCGACGACAATTGGGGCAACATCCGCCGACTGCCGGTGCCGGGCGAACAGCGCGCGGGCGGGGCCGGCGTCTATTATCATTTCGATTACGTCGGCGGCCCGCGCAACTACAAATGGCTCGACACCAATGCGGTGCCGCGGGTCTGGCAACAGATGGCGATGGCGCACCAGTTCGGCGCCGACCGCCTGTGGATCGTCAACGTCGGTGATCTCAAGCCGATGGAATATGCGACCAGCTTCTTCCTGGCGATGGCGTGGGACCCCAATCGGATGACCGAGGCGGCGATGCAGGCCTATCCGGCGCGCTGGGCGGCGCAGCAATTCGGTGCGGCGCAGGGACCGGCGATCGGCGCGCTGATCGTCGAATACGGCCGGCTCGCCAGCCGCCGCAAGCCCGAGCTGATCGATGCCGATACCTATGCCGGGACCGCGGGCGGCTGGGCGCGCGTGCTCGGCGAATGGACTGGGCTGGCGGCGCGCGCGGGGCGGCTGGCTGCGGCGATCCCGACGGAGCGGCGCGATGCCTATGACGAACTGGTGCTGCACCGGATCGATGCGATGACCAACCTGCATCGGCTTTATGCGGCGGTCGCCGCCAATCGCCGTGCGGCGCAGACCGGCGATGCCGCGGCGACGGCGCGCTGGGCGACGGCGGCGCGCGGCTATTTCGCCGAGGATGCCGCGCTGCGCCGCCGCTACGAAGGCCTGGCCGGCGGCAAATGGCCGGAGATGATGGCGCAGACGCATGTCGGCTATACCGGCTGGCAGCAGCCCGACGTGGACGTGATGCCGGCGCTGGCGACGGTGGCGGCGCCGCTGCCGGTGCCTGCGATGGCAACGCCGCCGCTGCGGAGCATCGCCGCGGATGCGGGCCGGGCGATCGACGGCGCCGGCGTCCGCTGGCAGCGCGTGGCGGGCTTTACCGCCGCGGGCGCGGCGATGATCGCGACGCCGGCGACCGCGCCGGCGATCGAGCGACCGGGCGGGGCCGGGCCGCAGCTCGCTTATGCGATCGACCTGCCGGCGGGGGCACGCCGCTTCGACGTGGTCGCCGCGCCGGGGCTCGACGTGCGCGGCACCGGGCGTCATCGGGTGGCGCTCTCGCTGGACGGCGGTGCGCCGGTGATCGTCGACCTGCTCGCCGGCGAAACCGAGGCGCGCTGGGGCAAGGCGGTCGCCGACAATCGCCGCGTCGCCGGCGCGACGCTGCCGGTGACGCGTGCGGGGCGGCACGTGCTGCATGTCTGGCTGGTCGACCCGCAAGTGGTGATCGAGGGGATCGAGGTGGCGGGCTAG
- a CDS encoding endo-1,4-beta-xylanase encodes MPPSRRELLAGAVATAAVTAAAPLAAAAPLAAAAAPASLQGIAARRGLRFGTAVPWQAGGRDGVPVADPAYARLIAAQCGLIVAENEMKWQHLRPTPTTFAFAHFDAIMAWAEREHLAVRGHNLLWHQPKWFPRWLNDYDFGAQPHAAAEALLTTHIRTVLDRYGRRIASYDVVNEAVRPEDGKLYDTSLSKALGGPEATLDLAFHTARSAAPQAQLVYNDYMSWEPGNAAHRDGVLRLLEGFRRRGVPVDALGVQSHLVTQGIDTGAAVARLEGDWRRFLDAVTAMGYGLLITELDVRDNHLPAAIPSRDRAVADFTRAYLDITLSYPKLRDVLCWGLSDAHSWIEGFEPRPDGVKRRPTPYDVALHPKPMRAAIAAALAAAPMR; translated from the coding sequence ATGCCCCCGTCACGCCGCGAGCTGCTCGCCGGTGCCGTCGCGACCGCGGCGGTCACTGCCGCCGCGCCGCTCGCCGCCGCCGCGCCGCTCGCCGCCGCCGCGGCCCCCGCCAGCCTGCAGGGCATTGCGGCGCGGCGTGGACTGCGCTTCGGCACGGCGGTGCCGTGGCAGGCGGGCGGGCGCGACGGCGTGCCCGTCGCCGATCCTGCCTATGCGCGGCTGATCGCGGCGCAATGCGGCCTGATCGTCGCCGAGAACGAGATGAAGTGGCAGCATCTCCGCCCGACGCCGACCACCTTCGCCTTCGCGCATTTCGACGCGATCATGGCTTGGGCCGAACGCGAGCATCTCGCGGTGCGCGGCCACAACCTGCTGTGGCACCAGCCGAAATGGTTTCCGCGCTGGCTCAACGATTATGATTTCGGCGCGCAGCCGCATGCCGCCGCCGAAGCGCTGCTGACCACCCATATCCGCACCGTCCTCGACCGCTACGGCCGGCGCATCGCCAGCTACGACGTCGTCAACGAAGCGGTGCGGCCGGAAGACGGCAAGCTCTACGACACGAGCCTGTCGAAGGCGCTGGGCGGCCCGGAGGCGACGCTCGATCTCGCCTTCCACACCGCGCGGTCGGCGGCGCCGCAGGCGCAGCTCGTCTACAACGATTATATGAGCTGGGAGCCGGGCAACGCCGCGCATCGCGACGGGGTGCTGCGCCTGCTCGAAGGCTTCCGGCGGCGGGGCGTGCCGGTCGACGCGCTCGGCGTCCAGTCGCACCTCGTCACCCAGGGGATCGATACCGGCGCCGCGGTCGCGCGGCTGGAGGGCGACTGGCGACGCTTCCTCGATGCGGTGACGGCGATGGGCTATGGCCTGCTGATCACCGAACTCGACGTCCGCGACAACCATCTGCCCGCCGCGATTCCCTCGCGCGACCGCGCGGTCGCGGACTTCACCCGCGCCTATCTCGACATCACTTTGTCCTATCCCAAGCTGCGCGACGTGCTGTGCTGGGGCTTGAGCGACGCGCACAGCTGGATCGAAGGCTTCGAACCGCGCCCCGACGGCGTCAAGCGCCGCCCGACCCCCTATGACGTCGCACTCCACCCCAAACCGATGCGCGCCGCGATCGCCGCGGCACTGGCGGCCGCACCGATGCGGTGA
- a CDS encoding Ca2+-dependent phosphoinositide-specific phospholipase C: MRLRTLALPLLALAALGSAAERRPQAMNDIQVVGSHNSFKARIPAAVMARLRAADPKLAEALDYYHLPLARQLDAGVRQLEIDVFADPEGGRYADPKGEGIARAAGEATGFDRPAMLRPGFKVFHIPDVDYLSTCVTLRRCLGEIDAWSRAHPRHLPIMVTINAADTPGRDARISPPLPLDDAGLLDALDAEIRAALPGKRLITPDEVRGTAATLHVAVTTRGWPSLESARGRVYVLLDVRDAVSAVYRAGHPSLAGRAMFGWYSDDQPEAAVEIVQDPLVDGAAIRHWVAQGLIVRTRTDANTVEARAHDLGKAAAAAASGAQAVSTDYYPGAPDPAHLAFRVTLPGGAMARCNPVRIAACRLAP, from the coding sequence ATGCGGCTCCGCACCCTCGCTTTGCCGTTGCTGGCACTCGCCGCGTTGGGCAGCGCCGCCGAACGGCGGCCGCAGGCGATGAACGACATCCAGGTCGTCGGCTCGCACAACAGCTTCAAGGCGCGCATCCCGGCGGCGGTGATGGCCCGGCTGCGCGCCGCCGACCCGAAGCTTGCCGAGGCGCTCGATTATTACCACCTGCCGCTCGCGCGCCAGCTCGACGCGGGCGTGCGCCAGCTCGAGATCGACGTCTTCGCCGATCCCGAGGGCGGCCGCTACGCCGATCCCAAGGGCGAGGGCATCGCCCGCGCCGCGGGTGAGGCGACCGGTTTCGACCGCCCGGCAATGCTGCGCCCGGGCTTCAAGGTTTTCCACATCCCCGACGTCGACTATCTCTCGACCTGCGTCACGCTGCGCCGTTGCCTCGGCGAGATCGACGCCTGGTCGCGCGCACATCCGCGCCACCTGCCGATCATGGTCACGATCAACGCCGCCGACACGCCGGGCAGGGATGCGCGGATCAGCCCGCCGCTGCCGCTCGACGACGCGGGACTGCTCGACGCGCTCGACGCCGAAATCCGCGCCGCATTGCCCGGCAAGCGCCTGATCACGCCCGACGAGGTGCGCGGGACCGCCGCCACGCTGCACGTCGCGGTCACCACCCGCGGCTGGCCGTCGCTCGAATCGGCGCGCGGCCGCGTCTACGTGCTGCTCGACGTCCGCGACGCGGTCTCCGCCGTCTATCGCGCCGGCCATCCCTCGCTCGCCGGCCGCGCGATGTTCGGCTGGTATTCCGACGATCAGCCCGAGGCGGCGGTCGAGATCGTGCAGGACCCGCTGGTCGATGGCGCCGCGATCCGCCATTGGGTCGCGCAGGGGCTGATCGTCCGCACCCGCACCGACGCCAACACCGTCGAGGCGCGCGCGCACGACCTCGGCAAGGCCGCCGCCGCCGCGGCGAGCGGCGCGCAGGCGGTGAGCACCGATTATTACCCCGGCGCGCCCGATCCCGCCCACCTCGCCTTCCGCGTCACCTTGCCCGGTGGTGCGATGGCCCGCTGCAACCCGGTACGCATCGCCGCCTGCCGCCTCGCCCCCTGA